Proteins from one Sphingopyxis terrae subsp. terrae NBRC 15098 genomic window:
- a CDS encoding amino acid permease, with product MSDSLFRRKAIVPDAHEHKLARTLGWPHLVALGVGAIVGTGILTLIGVGADKAGPAVILSFVIAGLICACAALAYAEMATMIPASGSAYTYSYVVIGELIAWIVGWSLILEYSLVVSAVAVGWSGYAAPLLHEWAQVPQELMQGPELGGIVNLPAIAIIAVVAGMLLYGTRESATVNAVLVLVKIVALAVFAAVALPAFDAANLEPFSPFGFAKHMGPDGVERGVMAAAAIIFFAFYGFDAIATAAEEAKNPDRDLKIGIVGSMIACVLIYIAVAVAAVGAISYSRFANSPEPLALILRELGQPLAAHYLAISAVIALPTVILAFFYGQSRIFFTMARDGLLPASLAKLSARGTPVRITIFTAAVVAVLAGFIPLGELAALANAGTLAAFTAVSVCMLIMRRRAPDAPRTFRAPMPWVVGGIAVLGCIYLFFSLPAKTQLWFLVWNIGGLAVYFLYARGRAVAG from the coding sequence ATGTCCGACAGCCTATTTCGCCGCAAGGCGATCGTTCCCGACGCGCATGAACACAAGCTTGCGCGCACGCTCGGCTGGCCGCATCTCGTCGCGCTCGGTGTCGGCGCGATCGTCGGCACCGGTATCTTGACGCTGATCGGCGTCGGCGCCGACAAGGCGGGCCCCGCGGTCATCCTTTCGTTCGTCATCGCCGGACTGATCTGCGCCTGCGCCGCGCTCGCCTATGCCGAAATGGCGACGATGATCCCCGCGTCGGGCAGCGCCTATACCTACAGCTATGTGGTGATCGGCGAACTGATCGCGTGGATCGTCGGATGGAGCCTGATCCTCGAATATTCGCTGGTCGTCAGCGCGGTCGCGGTCGGCTGGTCGGGCTATGCCGCGCCGCTGCTCCACGAATGGGCGCAGGTGCCGCAGGAATTGATGCAAGGCCCCGAACTCGGCGGGATCGTCAACCTGCCGGCGATCGCGATCATCGCGGTGGTCGCAGGCATGCTGCTCTATGGCACGCGCGAAAGTGCGACGGTCAACGCCGTTCTCGTGCTGGTCAAGATCGTCGCGCTTGCGGTGTTCGCGGCGGTCGCGCTGCCCGCCTTCGACGCCGCCAATCTCGAACCCTTCAGCCCGTTCGGCTTTGCCAAGCATATGGGGCCTGACGGCGTCGAGCGCGGTGTAATGGCGGCGGCGGCGATCATCTTTTTTGCCTTCTACGGCTTCGACGCAATCGCGACGGCCGCCGAGGAGGCGAAGAATCCCGACCGCGACCTCAAGATCGGGATCGTCGGATCGATGATCGCCTGCGTCCTGATCTACATCGCCGTCGCGGTCGCCGCGGTCGGCGCAATTTCCTACAGCCGGTTCGCGAACAGCCCCGAGCCGCTGGCGCTGATCCTGCGTGAACTCGGCCAGCCGCTCGCTGCCCATTATCTGGCGATTTCCGCAGTCATCGCGCTGCCGACCGTGATCCTCGCCTTCTTCTATGGTCAAAGCCGTATCTTCTTCACCATGGCGCGCGACGGCCTGCTGCCCGCCAGCCTGGCGAAGCTGTCGGCGCGCGGGACGCCGGTGCGGATCACGATCTTCACCGCCGCAGTCGTCGCGGTGCTGGCGGGTTTCATCCCGCTCGGCGAGCTGGCGGCGCTGGCCAATGCGGGAACGCTGGCGGCCTTTACCGCAGTGTCGGTGTGCATGCTCATCATGCGCCGCCGCGCGCCCGACGCACCGCGGACCTTCCGCGCGCCGATGCCGTGGGTGGTCGGCGGCATCGCGGTGCTGGGGTGCATCTATCTTTTCTTCAGCCTGCCGGCAAAGACGCAGCTGTGGTTCCTCGTCTGGAACATCGGCGGTCTGGCCGTCTATTTCCTTTATGCGCGGGGCCGCGCCGTCGCCGGCTGA